Proteins co-encoded in one Eschrichtius robustus isolate mEscRob2 chromosome 8, mEscRob2.pri, whole genome shotgun sequence genomic window:
- the TMED4 gene encoding transmembrane emp24 domain-containing protein 4 has protein sequence MGLLVLLLIALCAAGVRGLYFHIGETEKRCFIEEIPDETMVIGNYRTQMWDKQKEIFLPSTPGLGMHVEVKDPEGKVVLSRQYGSEGRFTFTSHTPGDHQICLHSNSTRMALFAGGRLRVHLDIQVGEHANNYPEIAAKDKLTELQLRARQLLDQVEQIQKEQDYQRYREERFRLISESTNQRVLWWSIAQTVILILTGIWQMRHLKSFFEAKKLV, from the exons ATGGGGTTGCTGGTGCTGTTGCTCATCGCGCTGTGCGCGGCGGGCGTCCGAGGGCTCTATTTCCACATCGGCGAGACCGAAAAGCGCTGCTTCATCGAGGAAATCCCCGACGAGACCATGGTCATCG GGAACTACCGCACCCAAATGTGGGATAAGCAGAAGGAGATCTTCCTACCCTCGACCCCCGGCCTGGGCATGCATGTGGAGGTGAAGGACCCTGAAGGCAAG GTGGTGCTGTCCCGGCAGTACGGCTCAGAGGGCCGCTTCACCTTCACTTCCCACACTCCTGGTGACCATCAGATCTGCCTGCACTCCAACTCTACCAGGATGGCTCTCTTTGCTGGCGGCAGACTG CGTGTGCACCTAGACATCCAGGTCGGGGAGCATGCCAACAACTACCCCGAGATTGCTGCCAAGGATAAACTGACGGAGCTGCAGCTCCGAGCCCGCCAGTTGCTGGATCAGGTGGAACAGATCCAGAAGGAGCAGGATTACCAAAGG TATCGTGAAGAGCGCTTCCGTCTGATCAGTGAGAGCACCAACCAGAGAGTCCTGTGGTGGTCCATCGCTCAGACCGTCATCCTCATCCTCACTGGTATCTGGCAGATGCGTCACCTCAAGAGCTTCTTTGAGGCCAAGAAGCTGGTGTAG
- the DDX56 gene encoding probable ATP-dependent RNA helicase DDX56, producing the protein MEDPEALGFEHMGLDHRLLQAVTDLGWSRPTLIQEKAIPLALEGKDLLARARTGSGKTAAYAIPMLQLLLHKKATGPAVEQAVRALVLVPTKELARQAQSMIQQLAAYCARDIRVANVSAAEDSASQRAVLMEKPDVVVGTPSRILNHLQQDNLKLQDSLELLVVDEADLLFSFGFEEELKSLLCHLPRIYQAFLMSATFNEDVQALKELVLHNPVTLKLQESQLPGPDQLQQFQVVCETEEDKFLLLYALLKLSLIRGKSLLFVNTVERSYRLRLFLEQFSIPACVLNGELPLRSRCHIISQFNQGLYDCVIATDAEVLGPPVKGKHRGKGPKRNRAADPEAGVARGIDFHHVCAVLNFDLPPTPEAYIHRAGRTARANNPGIVLTFVLPTEHSHLGKIEELLSGGNGAPVLLPYQFRMEEIEGFRYRCRDAMRSVTKQAIREARLKEIKEELLHSEKLKTYFEDNPRDLQLLRHDLPLHPAVVKPHLGHVPDYLVPPALRGLVRPHKKRKKPPSSKKAKKVKTQNPLRSFRHREEKRGPTAAPS; encoded by the exons ATGGAGGATCCAGAAGCGTTGGGCTTCGAACACATGGGCCTGGACCACCGGCTCTTACAG GCCGTCACCGACCTGGGCTGGTCGCGACCCACGCTGATCCAGGAAAAGGCCATCCCACTGGCCCTGGAGGGGAAGGACCTCCTTGCTCGGGCCCGCACGGGTTCAGGGAAGACCGCCGCTTATGCCATTCCGATGCTGCAGCTGTTGCTCCACAAGAAGGCG ACAGGCCCCGCAGTAGAGCAAGCTGTGAGAGCCCTTGTCCTTGTGCCGACCAAGGAACTGGCACGGCAGGCCCAGTCAATGATTCAGCAGCTGGCTGCCTACTGTGCTCGAGACATCCGGGTGGCCAATGTCTCAGCCGCTGAAGACTCAGCCTCTCAGAG AGCTGTGCTGATGGAGAAGCCCGATGTAGTGGTGGGGACCCCATCCCGCATATTAAACCACTTGCAACAAGACAACTTGAAACTGCAAGACTCCTTGGAGCTGCTGGTGGTCGATGAGGCtgatcttcttttctcctttggctTTGAGGAGGAACTCAAGAGTCTTCTCTG TCACTTGCCCCGGATTTACCAGGCTTTTCTGATGTCGGCTACTTTTAATGAGGATGTACAAGCACTCAAAGAGCTGGTACTGCATAACCCG GTTACCCTCAAGTTACAGGAGTCCCAGCTGCCAGGGCCAGACCAGTTACAGCAGTTTCAGGTGGTCTGTGAGACTGAGGAAGACAAATTTCTGTTGCTGTATGCCCTGCTCAAGCTGTCATTGATCCGGGGAAAGTCTCTGCTCTTTGTCAACACAGTGGAGCGGAGTTACCGGCTGCGCCTGTTCCTGGAGCAGTTCAGCATCCCCGCCTGTGTGCTCAATGGAGAGCTCCCACTGCGCTCCAG GTGCCACATCATCTCACAGTTCAACCAAGGCTTATATGACTGCGTCATAGCAACAGATGCTGAAGTTCTGGGGCCTCCGGTCAAGGGCAAGCATCGGGGCAAAGGACCCAAGCGGAACAG GGCCGCTGATCCGGAGGCTGGTGTGGCCCGCGGCATAGACTTCCACCACGTGTGTGCTGTGCTCAACTTtgatctcccccccacccccgaggcctACATACATCGGGCCGGCAG GACAGCGCGTGCCAACAACCCAGGCATAGTCTTGACCTTCGTGCTGCCCACGGAGCACTCCCATCTGGGCAAGATCGAGGAGCTTCTCAGCGGAG GGAACGGAGCCCCCGTCCTGCTTCCCTACCAGTTCCGCATGGAGGAGATCGAGGGCTTCCGCTACCGCTGCAGG gACGCCATGCGCTCAGTGACTAAACAGGCCATCCGCGAGGCGAGGCTGAAGGAGATCAAGGAGGAGCTCCTGCACTCCGAGAAGCTCAAG ACGTACTTTGAAGACAACCCCAGGGATCTCCAGCTGCTGCGGCACGACCTACCCTTGCACCCCGCTGTGGTGAAGCCTCACCTGGGCCATGTCCCTGACTACCTgg TTCCTCCTGCTCTTCGCGGCCTCGTCCGCCCTCACAAGAAGCGGAAGAAGCCCCCTTCCTCTAAGAAGGCCAAG AAGGTGAAAACCCAGAACCCACTGCGCAGCTTCAGGCACAGAGAAGAGAAGCGCGGACCCACAGCAGCGCCCTCCTAA